The following coding sequences lie in one Desmodus rotundus isolate HL8 chromosome 1, HLdesRot8A.1, whole genome shotgun sequence genomic window:
- the DMRT3 gene encoding doublesex- and mab-3-related transcription factor 3: protein MNGYGSPYLYVGGPVSQPPRAPLQRTPKCARCRNHGVLSWLKGHKRYCRFKDCTCEKCILIIERQRVMAAQVALRRQQANESLESLIPDSLRALPGPPPSVDTVAAAVPQPPPTSQPSQPPRPAAELAAAAALRWAAEPQPGALQAPLAKPDLTEEQLGDSNMADNTETFSDKDTDQRSSPDVAKSKGCFTPESPEIVSVDEGGYAVQKNGSNSESRSDSPKYHGEQNHLLIEGPSGTVSLPFSLKANRPPLEVLKKIFPNQKPTVLELILKGCGGDLVSAVEVLLSSRSSVSAADRTSAEPESLVLPSNGHIFEHTLSSYPISSSKWSVGSAFRVPDTLRFSADSTNVVPNPLAVPLQHPFPQPPRYPLMLRNTLARNQSSPFLPNDVTLWNTMTLQQQYQLRSQYVSPFPSNSTSVFRSSPVLPTRTPEDPRISIPDDSCPIVSKQSIYTEDDYDERSDSSDSRILNTSS from the exons ATGAACGGCTACGGCTCCCCCTATCTGTACGTGGGCGGCCCGGTGTCTCAGCCGCCTCGGGCTCCCCTGCAGCGCACGCCCAAGTGCGCGCGCTGCCGCAACCACGGCGTGCTGTCTTGGCTCAAGGGCCACAAGCGCTACTGCCGCTTCAAAGACTGCACCTGCGAAAAGTGCATCCTCATTATCGAGCGGCAGCGGGTCATGGCGGCGCAGGTGGCACTGCGCCGGCAGCAGGCCAACGAGAGCCTCGAGAGCCTCATCCCCGACTCTCTGCGCGCCCTGCCGGGACCCCCGCCGTCCGTGGACACCGTTGCGGCCGCCGTCCCGCAGCCGCCGCCGACCTCGCAGCCGTCTCAGCCGCCGCGCCCCGCCGCCGAGTTGGCTGCTGCCGCCGCTCTGCGCTGGGCCGCCGAGCCCCAGCCCGGGGCGCTGCAGGCACCGCTGGCCAAACCAG ATTTGACTGAAGAGCAACTTGGGGACAGCAACATGGCAGACAACACAGAGACCTTCAGTGACAAAGACACCGACCAGAGGAGCTCCCCAGATGTTGCCAAAAGTAAGGGCTGCTTCACCCCCGAGAGCCCCGAGATAGTGTCGGTGGATGAAGGTGGGTATGCAGTCCAGAAAAATGGCAGCAACTCCGAGAGCCGCTCCGACAGTCCCAAGTACCACGGGGAACAGAATCACCTCCTGATCGAGGGCCCCTCGGGGACTGTGTCTCTGCCCTTCAGCTTGAAGGCCAACAGGCCCCCTCTAGAAGTGTTAAAGAAAATATTCCCCAACCAGAAGCCCACAGTGCTTGAGCTGATCCTGAAGGGCTGTGGGGGGGACCTGGTGAGCGCTGTGGAGGTCCTGCTCTCTAGCCGGTCCTCCGTCTCAGCGGCCGACCGAACTTCAGCAGAGCCCGAGAGTCTTGTGTTGCCCTCCAATGGGCACATCTTCGAACACACCTTGAGCTCCTACCCCATCTCCTCCTCCAAGTGGTCTGTGGGATCAGCCTTCAGAGTCCCAGACACCTTGAGGTTTTCTGCTGACTCGACTAATGTTGTCCCCAACCCCTTGGCCGTCCCCCTGCAGCACCCTTTCCCCCAGCCACCTCGGTACCCACTCATGCTGAGAAATACTTTGGCAAGAAACCAGTCAAGCCCGTTTTTGCCCAATGATGTCACACTGTGGAACACCATGACACTGCAGCAGCAGTACCAGCTGAGGTCCCAGTACGTCAGCCCGTTCCCCAGTAACTCTACCAGCGTCTTCAGAAGCTCACCTGTTCTCCCCACTCGCACCCCGGAGGACCCTCGGATCTCTATCCCTGATGATAGCTGTCCGATTGTGTCAAAGCAGTCCATTTACACTGAGGATGACTATGACGAGAGGTCTGACTCCTCAGACTCCAGAATACTCAACACATCTTCTTAA